In one Dermacentor variabilis isolate Ectoservices chromosome 4, ASM5094787v1, whole genome shotgun sequence genomic region, the following are encoded:
- the pasi1 gene encoding septate junction component pasiflora 1 — MPLLSRCWTPFLLYHWTNLRYGSFYAAMYTAVYHVLFIFYAIYAVSGGRTDYFFSPYFELSMKGIYAAAGCTMGFGVVFLLFTLMLVIGIKRDNRCLFFPWIISVVIEILLMIAVGLWYIGRYYRNLYSVLAAIILWCIDGVHVYCFMCVISHYQVVRDLQEPKFQILYP, encoded by the exons ATGCCGCTTCTGAGTCGCTGCTGGACGCCTTTTCTCCTGTACCACTGGACCAACCTCCGCTATGGGAGTTTCTACGCTGCGATGTACACAGCA GTGTACCATGTCTTATTCATATTCTATGCCATATATGCCGTCAGCGGGGGAAGAACTGACTATTTCTTCAGTCCATACTTTGAGCTTTCAATGAAAG GAATATATGCTGCAGCAGGTTGCACCATGGGATTTGGAGTTGTCTTCCTTCTCTTCACGTTAATGTTAGTCATAGGCATCAAACGT GATAACCGTTGCCTCTTCTTCCCATGGATTATATCTGTTGTCATCGAAATCCTTCTCATGATTGCCGTAGGACTGTGGTACATCGGCCGCTATTACAGAAAT CTTTACTCCGTACTGGCTGCAATCATCCTTTGGTGCATTGACGGTGTCCAT GTCTACTGCTTCATGTGTGTTATCTCGCACTACCAGGTGGTCCGTGACCTCCAGGAGCCGAAGTTCCAGATTTTGTACCCATAG